The DNA sequence tgtagccagactcaggaagaggggtttgggttacataatttcgtgagtgatagtatagcctgtgtggcgGAGTTATTATTATAGAGTTAAAACCAGACCTGTATAtttgtaacaaaagaagacatagtaacaacctCACGTAAAAGTTACCTTTacctattctgttttaaaaataaacttttattcttgtttaactataCACTTGGCCTGTGTTTTAACATTCATCCACGCTACTGGCCTTCAAAACCCAAAGGGGTATTGGggtcaaaggaaagaaaggattgTGAGGGGGTGGGGAATCGTTACAATGAGATATTGCAAAATTCCAAGCTCATATCAGCCATTTTCACTGCAATCCATCTATTTAACAATACAAGAATTCTCATGGGCTCAGCTGACTGCACCTCtggagtggcctgcagccgcctctttcctcgcagattggggccgcagcaactacacaccgcggccccgatctggtctttctgcagtgcaaaaagaagctgcaaaatgcagctcctttttgtgctgcggaaagggtgccctagccacaGTGGCTTTTTGTCACTTCTTAGGCACAGCATATGTAGACGCTGTGATTAAGACATGGCGTGACGGTGCCTGCCGTCTGGTCAGGCATGTGGTGtgtgggtggagttggggcagccAGCATGCTGCTCCCACACCCCCACTCTGTTCCAAGGTCGGTGTTtagtgccagtctgttgaggctgtcagttaacaaagcctctgaaatTGAAAGTTATTTTAAACAAAGTTCTGTTACACCTGGTCAACACCCCTTTTCATCCCTCCTTCTGTCTGGCTGGAAGTTGTTTAGCAGCATTGGAAGGATGATGAAGTAAGTCTGGAGAAACATAGATTTTCAATATTAgtttgcagcagcatgtctgcagtaaacaatacaatgAAGCCTGGGTTCAGAAAGAATAGAATTCTGTTCTAGTCAGTCTTACCATAGCTGTAGGTCCTGCCAACAACAgtcaagataaacagcagctgcctccaaaagCTGTTTATTGAGCATATGTGAatggcaaaacagagaaaaaaagaagaatgaataaGCCTGCCTCATCAGCCCTGCTCCCCacagtattacacacacacacacacacacacacacacacagagagagagagagagagagagagagagagagagagagagagatctctatgtttgaccaccaaaatggaaatcatataaACAGTGGaggttggtgaaagaaaaattaaGCTCTGAATGCATTTTGTAAAGCCTATGGGGGATTTCTATAAGGTTCAAAATCTTTTTGTTTGGTTATTTTAtatcacatgtgcatattgttagttttgaatataaTGTTTACTGAAACATCGTAAACTGCTATTTTTTGTGGTTTATGAACCTATCCCTATTTTCAAGTTATCTCTGCCTTTGTGctaaattttatgtttaaaagTAATGTCCAGGCAGATATCCACTTCATTAACTGAAGCATACCTGTAAGATGCTTAGTTAACTTCACTTGCTGTTCAGTTGCGTATGTTTCCATAAACCTTTATAGTAAATAGATTTTTTGAATGTACTTAAAGATGTAAATTGATGTTTTCCAGCTCTGATGAATGGAGAGAGGCTGTGACTTCATCTATGCTTCCTGTGTCAGTGCCAGCTTCACAAAAAGCAACTGTTGTGGATCAAGACACAGTCAGAAAAATCTCTACTCTTGAGAATGAGTTATCTCTTCTTCGTAGACAAATTGCTGCACTTGTGGCAGTGCACAGTGCTGGAAATGATCCAACTTGCAAGCCTATTTATGTGGAGCCAGGTAAGTGTATCTGTGTGGTTTCTTGTAGACTCTTCTTCTGTCTCACTGCCACTGAATAGTAACATTTGTAAAGAATGTGCTCTGGCTAGCTTCTTCATCCTGTGcacaattttataaaattttaaagtAGTTGTTTGGTGTTATATATGCACTTAACTTTTACTCCCATGGCAACAAAGATAAGAGAAGATGGGATCATAGATTAGAAAAATAAAAGCATGATTAACATCATGCGTAGGAAGgctgttctggattttggaatgaaTAAAAAGAGCTTTAGAACTGTTTCCACATTCTCCAAGTTTGGATGTATTTTTGGAAAGCAGCTTTGTATGATACCTGGAAAACCTTCTTTTCAAGCTGAGAGAATCTCCAAAAAAAGATGGCAAACCAGCATGGAATCCTAACTGCTTTAAAGGAAGAAGTCCTGCTGTTCATCTACttttttcaataaataataaaaaaatctaaaGTACACATTATGGTGATTCTTTTATTAGGCTACCAAGGAGTTGCCAAATTCTTAATGTTATGTAGATTATGTTTAGTCGCTCACACTGCtactctttcatttttctttataaaTGATGTAACTGAAAGTTAATTGTAGGCACAATTCTATGGTACAACTCTGTGTAAAGTTAATTATAGGTAGAGCTCTGTGTATCTACAGTTATACTGGACAAGTGTATGCTGTTAAGGATTCAACCTTTTCAGACCTcgctttaaaatgcaaaacagtttttaaagaccTAATAACTATAGCAAGATTCTTGACAAGATATTGGTGGTGATATCTGCAACTGTAGAAGGGGCAGAACTGATCAGAGTATAATTTAGATACCAGGTGTATATCATTCTTTTCCCATGATGTTTATAGTAACTTTTATGACGTGATTCTGTTTTATCCTCAAAGAACTCTGCAGAAGCTTAGGCAAAGTAAGTAGATAGCCTAGAATTATTCAGTAATTGTTGATTTTAACTTGGATCTTCTTGGTCCAACTTTGACTCTGGTCTAATCTATACAgcagaaaaatgcagtttgatctcactttaactgtcataactccaTGCTatgttcattgtggcaccagagctttctgacataTAAGGCTAGATAGCTcacaaaacacaaatcccagaattccattgtattgagccatggcagttaaagtgatttcagactgcatgatttctgcagtgcagctccTGTGCCCTGTGACAGCACTTGGATATTCCTCATTCTGTTCTGTAGTTGTTGATAATTTCTTGTGTTTTTTCTGTAAGCAACATGACCTACCTGGAATTGTATTTACATACTGACAGTTCAGTTCTATATTTTCCTGATATTGTCTCTTCAATTGTTTAACAGGCTCAGATTCTGTGAATTCATCAAACAGATCTTCTAGTGGTTTCCTCCAGGCAACAATGTCTTCTACACCAGTTCCTGCCACTTTTTGTAACATAGATATGCCTCCCCCACCTCCTGTACTGCAGTCTAATTTTGATTCTTCTAATTCAGTAATTGAGCTTATTAAACAACGACAGGCTGAAAGGAAGACTAAAAATATTGAAGAAAATGGTGGTTGGCAGGAAGTTAAAACTGTTCCTAGCATGATGGATGTTCTGAAGGATATTAATAAAGTTAAACTAAGAGTGGTTGAGAGGTAAATTGATCAGCATATGAATTCGGGAATAAAATAAGAATACTAGAGGTGGATTATAAACCTGATTGCCTTCCCTTTGAACTGTTATGTGAGAGTGTCAGCAAAATTTTATAGACATCTTCTGGAGCCCCTCCCACACATAGTTCAggaggcagaaaacaagctctttcTGAAAATACATTTACACAGACTTCTGCCTTGCAATTTCATTGTGACACAGGTCTGGTTTATGTTGTATTATATGTGCATTTTATCTATGgtttttatcatattttatttgtgaaactataaatgtgaaaaatattaatatttgcaTCCTTCACCAAGACAAAGGGGCTCAGCACACCAGACACCCTGCCAAGAACAAGGAAACCAGCTGTGAGATTGTTCACACTTTGAGATTCTACTTTGGGCAGTTCCTGTGTGCAAAAATACACATGGTTTTCCTGTGCAAATAACATGTTTTTGCCCAGAAATTGTGCATTTTGTGTAAAATACACTGATTCGTGtgcaaaaaaaatgctttttccCATAGAAAACACATGCAAGAAAACTACACATGGTTTCTCTGAGCAGGAAAAAAACCTGTGTTTCTGCATAAATATATTTCCCCCCTGTGGAAGTACCAAGGTATAAATAGCATTCAAAATTATGCACTAGAGTCTAGATTGCTGAAAATATTCATTCTTGCACTTGAGAAACAAAATCAAAGATTTACATCTCCAGAGTAAACTGCTTAGGCACATTATTATATTAAGTGGTATGTTAGTATAAGCCAATAAGTTTTTCAGACTTAGCTGGAGAAACAGTAACTATAGTTCTGAGTGCCTCATCCATATCTTCTCATACATATGGCTTATTACAGAAGTATTCCCCACTGGGCTCAACTGAGTCCTCTCACTTCCCCTCTCCAGACAATCTCAGGCCTGATGTCCATGAAGCTTTTAGTTAGAATGAGAAATTATAGAGGACTAACTTTTAGTTTAAGGACTTTAGAGACTGTTGAACCTCATACCATTCTACTCATAAGGATTGTGTAGTTTCTAGCATAGATAGTTGCAGAATAATATGTAAAATTCTACTATAGTTCACAGAAAAATGACTTCCTGATGAAAAATGCTGAAAGTGAAAGGACTAAAATACTTTAGAACTAAAAGTGTTAACAAATACCATTATATATATTTACTAATTAGGTGTAGTAGTAACATTGCCTAGATATTGGAAAGATTTTCCTTTCTTCAGATCACCTGGAGGTACTCCAATgcccaaaaggaagaagaaaatgcaatcaCAGTGGGATCCAGCAGCTGTAATAGCAGAAGCTCTTAAACAGAAATTTTCATCACAGAGCAATGGTGATGATTCATTTGATAAAGAAAACAGATCCTATGGTGCATCTCCATTTTCCAGTCCAGAACCCCCAATGGTATGTATCAGAATTTAAAGAATGCTTTGCATCAGAATATATTGTTTGACAGGTGCAAAATCAGGATATATGTCATGGAGATATGGTGTGGTATGCATGTGTACACAGAAAGTTAAAAGGGTATTGCTTTCCAGAAAGGCTTGATCTTTTCTGTGACTTCAGCACCGTTCAGGCTAACAAACTGGACTGACAAACTACCTAAAAAGAACTATATCTTATCTGGAGAAGGTTATTGCACCTCTTACAATCTATTACCCTGGTTAAACACAGGTTTAGGATTTCAGTTGCCTCACCTGTattagaagaaaaggagaggtaGAGGTAGATGTTTTTGGTTTCAGGTTGGCTGTctgttttaatctctgatttttTGCAATTATTTCAAATAAGAAAACTTTTGGCAATGGGTCTAAAAAGTGACTAGTACTTAACTTtatcaataaaatgtatttttggttTCAGGTTGTGTGTCATATTTCAAAACCAAGTACGAAGCAGACACAGACTAGAACTGAGGGTCTGATATATTCCTCAACTACCAAGACAGTAATTCATCTTTAGCTATGCTCAGGACCTCTGGAAAAAAGCTGTGCTATCTGCAGTTGCTGAGACTACTTTTTATTAGTTTCATATAAAAGATGCCTTCTGTGATATAAGGCAATGGCCacctgttttttattattaaaaaaatagctGAACAAGTTCACATGGAATTTGCTTTTATACAAAACTttgtaatatttgttttttatcttttgtGGTTTGGGAAGTTAAGTAAACTTGTAGAAAAGATAAAAGtaatggaaaaatggaaagaaaatgggaaTAAATGCAAATGTTAAGTTTATCTGGTTCAGATGCTAATATATTGATGGTGCTTGAAGAAACAGTGTGTTTTAAAGAAGTATATGTGGACTGTGCATTAAGTCCATGGAATACAGTGAAAGACTATAAAGAAACCAGGGGatgtatatgtgtattttaaatttattactgAATTATCCCTTTTGACCATTTTACTACTCTGTATATTCAgcttataaaataaaatcttttatgTGTAGACTGTGCTCCTTTCCCATGATTGCAGTATTTTCGATTTCACAGTTCTTATCTGTGAAGACTTATAAGCTATCAGTAACAACAACCCCCCTTTTTGTAACTTACAGTATGCTACACATATTGGGAATATTATCAAGAATAAGCACACACCTCTTCTTCCATATATAGCTATATCCTGGCATGCCTGTCATATGGCAAATATGTGTTTAACAGATTCTGTTAATTTATGCTAACCTCATGGTCTGTTGCAAATTCCTTAGTATATCTATGCACAGTATACTGCCTCATGCATAGGGAATTATGCCATATAGTGATTTTTATTAGTGGAAATGTTGGTAAGGTAgcaagaaaaagacaacaaaCAGTCCAGAATACAGTATTGGTTTCCTTGCCAAAGATGAAAAGTGCTTATTTGTCACAATTTATTTCTTAGTAGCTACAGTGCTCTTATCATCAGCACATATTCCTTTcttaaaaagaataattgtttGTTTCATATTAATATTTACAAAGACGTGCCATGAGAGGTCACAAATAATATGTTAACAATaaatgtgggagttgtagttttaacTTTGAATATGTCTCCATGACTGACTGATGATCATGAATAAAGTGTCACTCTTGAGCTAGCTGTGTTGATACCATTATATGCCTGTGCTAGTACAGCTTTTAATAGTATCCAATTTACAGTGAGCTGTAACCTTTCACACTTTAAAATAGCTAAGCAGAAAGTGCCAAACACTTAGTTCTGGTAAGTACAGTGAGTTGCAATGAAAGCAGCAAGCCTAATGTCATATGTCCCCAGGTCagagggaggctgcagcagtctgGATTATCACGATTGATACACCCTACAAATTTTATGAGAAGTCCAAAAcgcacagaaataatccagtttgagactactttaacttcACTGGCTCAAttttaaggaattctgggaactagttttgtgagacatttagcctctgtcagaaagctctagtgccacaataaactacaattacaaTTCTCTAGACAATGGAGGGAGGATGTTCAAGCACTGTTTGGACAATCATGCTTTCCTGGTAAATAATGGGAAGCACCAGGTTACCTTAATACTAACCATCCAGCACCTAGGCATCATTATAGACACAGAATAGCATATCCTTCATACTTGGAACACTACCAGcaccatcttgacaaaatgtagtcCTGTGACTAACGTCAATTTTCTTCTGTTATGCTAacatctttacctgatgaagaccTTTGCCAGCAGAGCTTCGAATGCTTGTGAcatatattttaagcattttggttgtcccaataaaggcatcactgttttgtggatttggggtgttattgtagtTGTGGTAATGTTACACATTTCATCTGCAAGTATTATAAAGGGGAGAAAAATATGAGAGCAATAGCTCTTTAAAGGTCAATGAATGGAAGTAAAAGgttgttttgatttatttatttattactctgCCCACTattctattgtttttagattttagtctttgtaattttaatcgctagaactgtttaatcctttttaaggggggggaattgtattattttaatgttgtatgcaGCTTAGATTGTcgaaacaaaaagtgggatataaataaattttatttattatttatttatattataatggGAATTAGTATGATTTCTTATAATTGTATAATATTGTTTAAACAGAATATGGAATATTTTTGTTATGATGAGCTGATGAAGTCATCCCTGAGGATGAAACAATTCACTCACTACACAGGGAAGGACTGGCCTACTGCGTTACCAAGCCTTTAACTTCTGCAACTTTTGATGTTTTGAGGAAGATTCATTGATTTCTGTTTGATCCATTGCACTGTTCCTTGGAAGAATCATTTGCCTCTGTGGATTTTGAATGCTTTAACATGATTATTGATTAAAGGACTGTTTACAAGACTTTCAGAAACATAGTCACAAAAGGAAGGATGCAGTAATAATGTTGTTACAGTAATGATGTTGCAATATTAAAAAGTTAGCTGTATTTATACTGTCAAAAATATTATATTGGTCATAATCACACTGCTGCATTGTTTATCCATTAATACTGTCATGATAATGTGTTATACAAGTAATGCTTGTTCTGACATAAGGCTACCTGATTGCTATTCATATTACATTTACTATGTGTACAGGCATTAAGACATAAATATGTCTTCAGTTATGGTGCTAATGTTTTAAGCAAATTCATGTTTGTTGAGGCACTATTATGAGACAAGTCTGCCCTATTCCATGTAGGatttagttttgtattatagTATTCAGCCATTGTAGTATTTCATCTGTCTGGAAGAGTTTGCTTAAACTGGAATGTCATAAGTAACAGTGAATTTGATTTTGATGATTTTGCCCAGAAACATTTTGTATACCTCATTCCCCATTGGCATCTTTGCTGTTTAAGTATTTTTTGTGGGGTGAACATTCCAGTCCCATGACATGTGTAATATTACAGATACATCTGTATTCTACTTTGAGACTTTTAAGAGCATTTAGTACGTTTTTAGGAGTCATTTAGCGCATGCAACTAACCACCAGAGGGCAATCAGACACCATCTGcaaaagtagctttatttttCATGTACAATATGCTGTTTTCCAATAGGCAGACTCTTATTTCCTGCAAAACAACCAAATGGTTGTTAGATCTGTTGGGATGTGTGCCtacaagacattttttttttactcatggtgaccctaaggtgaacgtatcataaagttttcttggcaagtttcttcagagggggtttgccattgccattctctgagggtgagagagtatgacttgtccaaggtcacctagtaccctagtggcgcagtggctaaatgccggtactgcagcc is a window from the Sceloporus undulatus isolate JIND9_A2432 ecotype Alabama chromosome 1, SceUnd_v1.1, whole genome shotgun sequence genome containing:
- the MTFR2 gene encoding mitochondrial fission regulator 2 isoform X2, with amino-acid sequence MSLLLNLLRQLLEYYGVPPDQMSLVWERKNYGSTRSFVRRLGKYLSLTPCPRPHFQLVRNMNSLESEQRSIVNSLTPSIADVFWIPDDDNEPYNKFSSDEWREAVTSSMLPVSVPASQKATVVDQDTVRKISTLENELSLLRRQIAALVAVHSAGNDPTCKPIYVEPGSDSVNSSNRSSSGFLQATMSSTPVPATFCNIDMPPPPPVLQSNFDSSNSVIELIKQRQAERKTKNIEENGGWQEVKTVPSMMDVLKDINKVKLRVVERSPGGTPMPKRKKKMQSQWDPAAVIAEALKQKFSSQSNGDDSFDKENRSYGASPFSSPEPPMVVCHISKPSTKQTQTRTEGLIYSSTTKTVIHL
- the MTFR2 gene encoding mitochondrial fission regulator 2 isoform X1 codes for the protein MSLLLNLLRQLLEYYGVPPDQFLQRCEVCLNRIAYVIGSHLSSSIVSRTHFQQLCDISRRCLMSLVWERKNYGSTRSFVRRLGKYLSLTPCPRPHFQLVRNMNSLESEQRSIVNSLTPSIADVFWIPDDDNEPYNKFSSDEWREAVTSSMLPVSVPASQKATVVDQDTVRKISTLENELSLLRRQIAALVAVHSAGNDPTCKPIYVEPGSDSVNSSNRSSSGFLQATMSSTPVPATFCNIDMPPPPPVLQSNFDSSNSVIELIKQRQAERKTKNIEENGGWQEVKTVPSMMDVLKDINKVKLRVVERSPGGTPMPKRKKKMQSQWDPAAVIAEALKQKFSSQSNGDDSFDKENRSYGASPFSSPEPPMVVCHISKPSTKQTQTRTEGLIYSSTTKTVIHL